The Lentzea guizhouensis genome contains a region encoding:
- a CDS encoding NAD-dependent epimerase/dehydratase family protein: MHVFLTGASGYIGGAVARELVRAGHTVRGLTRTPGVAGTLAAAGIEPVVGDLGDTALLHREAERADAVVNTANSDHRGAVDTFVKALRGSDKVLVHTSGTSVIGDDAQGEPSSTVFDDAAPFSPGDHPIRRARYDVDRAVLDAEVRSVVLCNSLIYGNGTGPRPQTVLIPPLVEQARSSGVVRVVGRGLNRWSTVHLDDTADLYLLALTDPAATGFYFVEGGEDVSFAEIGQAIARRLGLGPVQPWDLAAAGAVWGEGFARYALGANSRVRGTRARALGWRPSRPSLTDWLEHDMPLG; the protein is encoded by the coding sequence TTGCACGTCTTCCTCACGGGCGCCAGCGGCTACATCGGCGGCGCCGTCGCCAGGGAGCTGGTCCGCGCCGGCCACACCGTGCGCGGCCTGACCCGCACCCCCGGTGTGGCCGGAACCCTTGCCGCGGCAGGGATCGAGCCGGTCGTCGGGGACCTCGGCGACACCGCCCTGCTCCACCGCGAGGCGGAGCGGGCGGACGCGGTCGTCAACACCGCGAACAGCGACCACCGCGGTGCCGTGGACACCTTCGTCAAGGCGTTGCGCGGCTCGGACAAGGTCCTGGTCCACACCAGCGGAACCAGCGTGATCGGCGACGACGCCCAGGGTGAGCCGTCGAGCACCGTCTTCGACGACGCCGCGCCGTTCAGCCCTGGTGACCACCCCATCCGGCGCGCCCGCTACGACGTCGACCGCGCCGTGCTCGACGCGGAAGTGCGCTCGGTCGTGCTGTGCAACTCGCTGATCTACGGCAACGGCACCGGCCCCCGCCCGCAGACCGTGCTCATCCCGCCGCTCGTCGAGCAGGCCAGGAGCAGCGGTGTCGTCCGCGTTGTCGGGCGTGGCCTCAACCGCTGGTCGACCGTGCACCTCGACGACACGGCGGACCTCTACCTGCTGGCTCTCACCGACCCCGCGGCCACCGGGTTCTACTTCGTGGAGGGCGGCGAGGACGTCTCGTTCGCCGAGATCGGTCAGGCGATCGCCCGCCGCCTCGGGCTGGGGCCGGTGCAGCCGTGGGACCTCGCCGCCGCCGGGGCGGTGTGGGGCGAGGGGTTCGCCCGCTACGCGCTCGGCGCCAACAGCCGGGTCCGCGGCACCCGCGCCCGTGCCCTCGGGTGGCGCCCGTCGCGTCCGTCTCTCACCGACTGGCTGGAACACGACATGCCCCTAGGGTGA
- a CDS encoding polysaccharide lyase family 7 protein, with product METPALHTRRSVLALALTAPLLVAPAGLALAQPPSAQWVSAPYSYDVQKPHNLATSARYRFEGGVHTMWVYDYDAPHTPSSTTDPRTELRFHQEYTSGQRAWEGEIYIPSGVSGPTVVQILRENRPAGTRATDVMLNVANINGGTLRKDSNQVIATGIYNKWFRIRVEHTAVSNARGTIKVFYNGSLKLTHQDEGPANRYFKNGVYHHGSGRAEARFRNITYWRQ from the coding sequence GTGGAAACCCCTGCACTCCACACCAGAAGGTCGGTACTGGCCCTCGCCCTGACCGCACCCCTGCTCGTCGCGCCGGCTGGTCTCGCCCTCGCCCAGCCGCCGTCCGCGCAGTGGGTGTCGGCCCCGTACAGCTACGACGTGCAGAAGCCGCACAACCTCGCCACCAGCGCGCGCTACAGGTTCGAAGGCGGCGTGCACACCATGTGGGTCTACGACTACGACGCTCCCCACACGCCCAGCAGCACCACCGATCCACGCACCGAGCTGCGCTTCCACCAGGAGTACACGAGCGGCCAGCGCGCGTGGGAGGGCGAGATCTACATCCCGTCCGGCGTCAGCGGTCCGACGGTCGTGCAGATCCTGCGCGAGAACCGCCCGGCCGGCACCCGCGCCACCGACGTGATGCTCAACGTCGCCAACATCAACGGCGGCACCCTGCGCAAGGACAGCAACCAGGTCATCGCGACGGGCATTTACAACAAGTGGTTCCGCATTCGGGTGGAACACACCGCCGTTTCGAACGCACGCGGCACGATCAAGGTGTTCTACAACGGTTCGCTGAAACTCACGCACCAGGACGAAGGACCCGCGAACCGGTACTTCAAGAACGGCGTCTACCACCACGGCAGCGGTCGCGCGGAGGCCCGTTTCCGCAACATCACCTACTGGCGCCAGTAG
- a CDS encoding 1,2-dihydroxy-3-keto-5-methylthiopentene dioxygenase, translating into MTLLTVWPDSGPETTLLRTTDPEEVATELKEHGVRFSRWSVVDGVTAENALQVYEKDIARVSETEGYTYVDAMEMAPADTDEYRVKAAEFRTKFLAEHTHDDDEDRYFARGAGVFYLHIGDKVYGVLCTAGDLLSVPANTTHWFDMGTEPDYVSVRFFHDDDGWIGNFTGSDIATKFPTFDELAAGHL; encoded by the coding sequence ATGACGCTGCTGACGGTGTGGCCGGACTCCGGCCCCGAGACGACGCTGCTCCGCACCACCGATCCCGAGGAGGTCGCCACCGAGCTCAAGGAGCACGGCGTGCGGTTCTCCCGCTGGTCCGTCGTGGACGGTGTGACCGCGGAGAACGCCCTGCAGGTCTACGAGAAGGACATCGCCCGCGTCAGCGAGACGGAGGGGTACACCTACGTCGACGCGATGGAGATGGCCCCTGCCGACACGGACGAGTACCGCGTGAAGGCCGCCGAGTTCCGCACCAAGTTCCTCGCCGAGCACACGCACGACGACGACGAGGACCGCTACTTCGCCCGTGGCGCAGGCGTTTTCTACCTGCACATCGGCGACAAGGTCTACGGGGTGCTCTGCACGGCCGGCGACCTGCTGAGCGTTCCGGCGAACACCACGCACTGGTTCGACATGGGCACGGAACCCGATTACGTGTCCGTGCGCTTCTTCCACGACGACGACGGCTGGATCGGCAACTTCACCGGCAGCGACATCGCCACGAAGTTCCCGACGTTCGACGAGCTCGCCGCAGGCCACCTGTAA
- the mtnB gene encoding methylthioribulose 1-phosphate dehydratase: MGWMRGTSGNLSVVTQRDPLRLAVTVSGVDKGEITAADSVVIDEHGNAVDSDKVPSAEAGLHARIARVAGAGAVVHVHALAPVVAAEHWPDGVVLKDLEMLKGFGRYDHEEVVVPVVRNSQDMVELGDAFEKGFDPRTPALIVARHGVYVWGDDLVQARHRLECLEWLLRFKVETRQETFTGRHA; the protein is encoded by the coding sequence ATGGGCTGGATGCGCGGCACGTCGGGCAACCTCTCCGTGGTCACGCAACGCGATCCGCTCCGGCTCGCGGTCACGGTCAGCGGCGTCGACAAGGGCGAGATCACCGCGGCGGACAGCGTGGTCATCGACGAGCACGGCAACGCCGTCGACAGCGACAAGGTCCCGTCCGCCGAGGCGGGCCTGCACGCCAGGATCGCCAGGGTCGCCGGAGCGGGCGCGGTCGTCCACGTCCACGCGCTGGCACCGGTGGTCGCGGCGGAGCACTGGCCGGACGGCGTGGTGCTCAAGGACCTGGAGATGCTCAAGGGCTTCGGGCGCTACGACCACGAGGAGGTCGTCGTCCCGGTCGTCCGCAACTCGCAGGACATGGTCGAGCTGGGTGACGCCTTCGAGAAGGGCTTCGACCCGCGCACGCCCGCGTTGATCGTCGCGCGGCACGGCGTCTACGTGTGGGGCGACGACCTGGTCCAGGCCCGGCACCGGCTGGAATGCCTGGAGTGGTTGCTGCGCTTCAAGGTGGAGACGCGACAGGAAACCTTCACGGGGAGGCACGCATGA
- the mtnC gene encoding acireductone synthase, with product MSKWVVLDIEGTLSATDQVLVVLYDYARPRLGPWIEQHGDDPVVADAVRQIKELSGHDDVVKALHDWMDADQKVTPLKTLQGLIWQQGYAQGDLVAEFFPDVVPAIRKWHGDGIKLAIFSSGSVAGQIAFFQHTTDGDLTPLLEHHFDTVNAGPKREAASYHKIAETLQSDDITFYSDVPAELHAAQEAGWKTVGVARAGEPYGNADFTPHPTVWELS from the coding sequence GTGAGCAAGTGGGTCGTGCTCGACATCGAGGGCACGCTGAGCGCCACGGACCAGGTGCTGGTCGTGCTGTACGACTACGCGCGGCCGCGGCTCGGGCCGTGGATCGAGCAGCACGGTGACGACCCGGTGGTCGCCGACGCGGTCCGGCAGATCAAGGAGCTGTCCGGCCACGACGACGTCGTCAAAGCGTTGCACGACTGGATGGACGCCGACCAGAAGGTCACGCCGCTCAAGACGTTGCAGGGCTTGATCTGGCAGCAGGGGTACGCACAGGGCGACCTGGTGGCGGAGTTCTTCCCGGACGTCGTGCCCGCCATCCGCAAGTGGCACGGCGACGGCATCAAGCTCGCGATCTTCTCCAGCGGCTCGGTCGCCGGCCAGATCGCGTTCTTCCAGCACACCACCGACGGCGACCTGACCCCGTTGCTGGAGCACCACTTCGACACGGTCAACGCCGGACCGAAGCGCGAGGCCGCGTCGTACCACAAGATCGCCGAGACGTTGCAGAGCGACGACATCACGTTCTACAGCGACGTCCCGGCCGAGCTGCACGCCGCGCAGGAGGCGGGCTGGAAGACGGTCGGCGTCGCGCGCGCAGGTGAGCCGTACGGCAACGCCGACTTCACGCCGCACCCGACCGTGTGGGAGCTTTCGTGA
- a CDS encoding s-methyl-5-thioribose-1-phosphate isomerase: MEPVLADSVRLTDDGVLILDRRQFPFEREWVLCKTVEEVAKAIEDMVTQSSGPYFAVLYGMVLKARTLEHLPFDQARAQLQQTATMLENTRRTNNALRKATAVVLEAVDAERDVTEALNGAKTGDHRYRDKSRKLGEHTANLLPERATVLTHCWADLYLTETVKAAQQQGKKLKFYCTETRPYLQGARLTAETLIEMGVDTTLITDGMGAAVLQSGEIDALVTAADRVTMDGHVVNKVGTLGLAVAAHAFGVPFHAQVQAPDHKAPTTEHVEIEYRDGAEVLQVLGRPSATPRAKGLYPAFDVTPPRFVTDVVTDRGVFNAGELDKYYEGEQR, translated from the coding sequence ATGGAACCCGTGCTCGCCGACTCGGTCCGGCTCACCGACGACGGTGTGCTCATCCTCGACCGGCGGCAGTTCCCGTTCGAACGCGAATGGGTGCTGTGCAAGACGGTCGAGGAGGTCGCGAAGGCCATCGAGGACATGGTCACCCAGTCCTCGGGGCCGTACTTTGCGGTCCTCTACGGCATGGTGCTCAAGGCCCGCACCCTCGAACACCTGCCGTTCGACCAGGCCCGCGCACAGCTCCAGCAGACCGCGACCATGCTCGAGAACACCAGGCGCACCAACAACGCACTGCGCAAGGCCACCGCGGTCGTCCTGGAAGCCGTTGACGCCGAACGAGACGTCACGGAAGCACTGAACGGCGCGAAAACCGGTGACCACAGGTACCGCGACAAGAGCCGAAAGCTCGGCGAGCACACGGCCAACCTGCTGCCGGAGCGGGCCACCGTCCTCACCCACTGCTGGGCCGACCTCTACCTCACCGAAACGGTCAAAGCCGCCCAGCAGCAAGGAAAAAAGCTGAAGTTCTACTGCACGGAGACCCGCCCGTACCTGCAGGGCGCGCGGCTGACGGCCGAGACGTTGATCGAGATGGGCGTCGACACCACGCTCATCACCGACGGCATGGGCGCCGCAGTGCTGCAGAGCGGCGAGATCGACGCCTTGGTCACGGCGGCCGATCGGGTGACCATGGACGGGCATGTCGTCAACAAGGTCGGCACACTGGGACTGGCCGTGGCAGCGCACGCGTTCGGCGTACCGTTCCACGCCCAGGTGCAGGCACCCGACCACAAGGCGCCGACGACGGAGCACGTGGAGATCGAGTACCGCGACGGCGCCGAGGTGCTGCAGGTGCTCGGCAGGCCGAGTGCCACACCGCGGGCGAAAGGGCTGTACCCGGCGTTCGACGTGACGCCGCCGAGGTTCGTCACGGACGTGGTGACAGACCGAGGCGTCTTCAACGCCGGGGAGCTGGACAAGTACTACGAGGGAGAACAGCGGTGA
- a CDS encoding acyl-CoA dehydrogenase family protein — protein MTNWLDVARDVAATLRSDAADRDRANQPPTKEVELLRQSGLLNVSDWATQQRINRIIGAADANAGHLLGYHYLQIWRSGLFDTAFSRHDDQFWAGVSNPLDAALELTPTGTGFLLNGRKTFATGASVADRLVVSATRTDNGEKLTFLLDGKATGITCLDDWDNIGQRLTASGGVVFENVEVTEVLGVQPANEDPRISLAAIGFQLVLAQLYVAIAEGALDEAADYTRTKTRPWFVSGVEHATEDPYIVAAYGEMVSQTKAAGLLADEAAKLLWEASELGKNLTPQKRAQVAVEISAAKVVSTKLVNEVSSRIFEQVGARGTAQKYGVDRFWRNARTLTLHDPVVYKAREVGEHFLTGARPAHTGYS, from the coding sequence ATGACGAACTGGCTGGACGTCGCGCGGGACGTCGCGGCGACGCTCAGGTCCGACGCGGCGGACAGGGACCGGGCCAACCAGCCACCCACCAAGGAGGTGGAGCTGCTCCGGCAGAGCGGCCTGCTCAACGTCAGCGACTGGGCCACCCAGCAGCGGATCAACCGGATCATCGGGGCCGCCGACGCGAACGCCGGGCACCTCCTCGGGTACCACTACCTGCAGATCTGGCGCAGCGGGCTGTTCGACACCGCCTTCTCCCGGCACGACGACCAGTTCTGGGCCGGGGTCAGCAACCCGCTCGACGCGGCGCTGGAGCTCACGCCCACCGGCACCGGCTTCCTGCTCAACGGGCGCAAGACGTTCGCCACCGGAGCGAGTGTCGCCGACCGGCTCGTGGTCAGCGCGACCCGCACGGACAACGGCGAGAAGCTCACCTTCCTGCTCGACGGAAAAGCGACCGGGATCACCTGCTTGGACGATTGGGACAACATCGGCCAGCGGCTCACGGCGTCCGGCGGGGTCGTCTTCGAGAACGTCGAGGTGACCGAGGTCCTCGGTGTGCAGCCAGCCAACGAGGACCCGCGGATCAGCCTCGCCGCGATCGGGTTCCAGCTGGTGCTGGCGCAGCTCTACGTCGCCATCGCGGAGGGCGCGCTCGACGAGGCCGCCGACTACACCCGCACGAAGACCCGCCCGTGGTTCGTCAGCGGGGTCGAGCACGCCACCGAGGACCCGTACATCGTCGCCGCGTACGGCGAGATGGTGTCGCAGACCAAGGCCGCCGGGCTGCTCGCGGACGAGGCCGCCAAACTCCTCTGGGAAGCGTCAGAGCTCGGCAAGAACCTCACGCCGCAGAAGCGCGCACAGGTCGCCGTCGAGATCTCCGCGGCCAAGGTCGTCAGCACCAAGCTCGTCAACGAGGTCAGCAGCCGCATCTTCGAACAGGTCGGCGCGCGCGGCACGGCGCAGAAGTACGGCGTGGACCGGTTCTGGCGCAACGCGCGCACGCTCACGTTGCACGACCCGGTCGTCTACAAGGCACGCGAGGTCGGCGAGCACTTCCTGACCGGCGCCCGCCCCGCGCACACCGGGTACAGCTGA
- a CDS encoding cold-shock protein produces the protein MAQGTVKWFNGEKGFGFIAQDGGGPDVFVHYSQIEGNGFRSLEEQQRVEFEIGQGQKGPQAQAVRAI, from the coding sequence ATGGCGCAGGGCACTGTTAAGTGGTTCAACGGCGAGAAGGGCTTCGGATTCATCGCGCAGGACGGCGGCGGTCCGGACGTTTTCGTGCACTACTCGCAGATCGAGGGCAACGGCTTCCGCTCGCTCGAGGAGCAGCAGCGGGTCGAGTTCGAGATCGGCCAGGGTCAGAAGGGACCACAGGCGCAGGCCGTCCGCGCCATCTGA
- a CDS encoding PI-PLC domain-containing protein — MRYLPAIAAALLLPLVPAATATPAHAAPSGTFYVTGVRTGLNVAQSGTGLALHRPKGNEDHQQWRLADGRFENTDSPGQCITRQLTMASCSQGDTAHELRQFGDQWEFFSLGGETRWYLTPVNATTEPMPQDPRLDQMTFLTAHNAYANGVDGGFAPPFVNLAKNQTRGIVQQMNDGVRGFMLDIHQTPDGAILCHNSCTLVSRPVALNVDLQRMVDFLKNNRQEIITVFLEDYVDATTFRNELRKVNGLNDVLYRAEGVKENGWPTRSQLQSTNKRLIIFTDHGKDGREDTGVLYQRDWTVENYWSMGPGVGASDWSCYSRWDEKPLTVTDRFQPLFVMNHFRDVPFTSTATADNGKLQNRAQQFCQPAARKKPNYLSVDLYHLGNAQAAVNQLNAYVYRP, encoded by the coding sequence ATGCGATACCTCCCTGCCATCGCAGCCGCGCTGCTACTGCCCCTGGTGCCCGCCGCCACCGCCACCCCGGCGCACGCGGCCCCGAGCGGCACGTTCTACGTCACCGGTGTCCGGACCGGGCTCAACGTCGCCCAGAGCGGCACCGGACTCGCCCTGCACCGCCCGAAGGGCAATGAGGACCACCAGCAATGGCGACTCGCTGACGGGAGGTTCGAGAACACCGACTCGCCGGGCCAGTGCATCACCCGCCAGCTCACCATGGCTTCGTGCTCACAAGGGGACACGGCCCACGAGCTCAGGCAGTTCGGTGATCAATGGGAGTTCTTCAGCCTCGGCGGTGAGACCCGGTGGTACCTGACGCCGGTCAACGCCACCACGGAACCGATGCCGCAAGATCCGCGGCTCGACCAGATGACGTTCCTGACCGCCCACAACGCCTATGCGAACGGGGTCGACGGCGGGTTCGCGCCGCCGTTCGTCAACCTCGCCAAGAACCAGACGCGCGGCATCGTGCAGCAGATGAACGACGGCGTGCGCGGGTTCATGCTCGACATCCACCAGACGCCTGACGGCGCGATCCTGTGCCACAACAGCTGCACGCTCGTGAGCCGGCCGGTGGCGCTCAACGTCGACCTCCAGCGCATGGTCGACTTCCTCAAGAACAACCGCCAGGAGATCATCACGGTCTTCCTGGAGGACTACGTCGACGCCACCACCTTCCGCAACGAACTGCGCAAGGTGAACGGGCTCAACGACGTGCTGTACCGGGCCGAGGGCGTCAAGGAGAACGGCTGGCCGACGCGCAGTCAGCTGCAGAGCACCAACAAGCGGCTCATCATCTTCACCGACCACGGCAAGGACGGCCGCGAGGACACCGGTGTGCTCTACCAGCGCGACTGGACGGTCGAGAACTACTGGTCGATGGGGCCGGGTGTGGGTGCGTCCGACTGGTCCTGTTACAGCCGATGGGATGAAAAACCGCTCACGGTCACGGACAGGTTCCAGCCGTTGTTCGTCATGAACCACTTCCGGGACGTTCCGTTCACGAGCACCGCCACGGCGGACAACGGCAAGCTGCAGAACCGCGCCCAGCAGTTCTGCCAGCCCGCAGCGCGGAAGAAGCCGAACTACCTGTCGGTCGACCTCTACCACCTCGGCAACGCGCAGGCGGCGGTCAACCAGCTGAACGCATACGTATATAGGCCGTAG
- a CDS encoding PLP-dependent aminotransferase family protein translates to MASILFTRGAPSLDIIDQEGLREAAQKAFTDDPGGTFAYGTSVGYVPLRTWLAEQHGVAPEQVLVTNGSMQADAFLFELLVSEGDDVVVEAPTYDRTLLNLRQRGANVHAIELETDGINVDALEKLLESGVRPKLAHIIPNFHNPAGYTLSEAKRTRLLELSAEYDFVLFEDDPYVKVRFEGEPLPTMLSQDKNAKVVYASSFSKTMAPGIRCGYLVGPKDVIKKVQDIATTTYISPNMVAQSIVNSYCRSGRLEESVVNVRTALRARRDALVAALRRELPEAVFTAPQGGYFMWVELPGVSIEKLFPVAKEHGVEFVKGSDFLLEGGDNELRLAFSGVTPEQIDEGITRLAAAVRSLS, encoded by the coding sequence ATGGCCTCGATCCTGTTCACGCGCGGAGCGCCCTCTCTCGACATCATCGACCAGGAAGGTCTGCGCGAAGCAGCGCAGAAAGCCTTCACGGACGACCCCGGCGGCACCTTCGCGTACGGCACGAGCGTCGGCTACGTGCCGCTGCGGACCTGGCTCGCGGAGCAGCACGGTGTCGCGCCGGAGCAGGTGCTCGTCACCAACGGGTCGATGCAGGCCGACGCGTTCCTGTTCGAGCTGCTCGTCAGCGAGGGCGACGACGTCGTGGTCGAGGCGCCGACCTACGACCGCACGCTGCTGAACCTGCGCCAGCGCGGCGCGAACGTCCACGCCATCGAGCTGGAGACCGACGGCATCAACGTCGACGCGCTCGAGAAGCTGCTGGAGAGCGGTGTGCGGCCGAAGCTCGCGCACATCATCCCGAACTTCCACAACCCGGCCGGCTACACGCTGTCCGAGGCGAAGCGCACGCGGCTGCTGGAGCTCTCGGCCGAGTACGACTTCGTGCTGTTCGAGGACGACCCGTACGTGAAGGTGCGGTTCGAGGGCGAGCCGCTGCCGACGATGCTGTCGCAGGACAAGAACGCGAAGGTCGTCTACGCGTCGTCGTTCTCGAAGACCATGGCGCCCGGCATCCGCTGCGGTTACCTGGTGGGGCCGAAGGACGTCATCAAGAAGGTCCAGGACATCGCGACCACCACGTACATCTCGCCGAACATGGTCGCGCAGTCGATCGTGAACTCGTACTGCCGCTCCGGCCGTCTCGAGGAGTCGGTCGTGAACGTCCGCACCGCGCTGCGTGCGCGCCGGGACGCACTCGTCGCGGCGTTGCGGCGGGAGCTGCCCGAGGCCGTCTTCACGGCGCCGCAGGGCGGCTACTTCATGTGGGTCGAGCTGCCGGGTGTGTCGATCGAGAAGCTGTTCCCGGTCGCCAAGGAGCACGGCGTCGAGTTCGTCAAGGGCTCGGACTTCCTGCTGGAGGGCGGCGACAACGAGCTGCGCCTCGCGTTCTCGGGCGTCACGCCGGAGCAGATCGACGAGGGCATCACGCGCCTCGCCGCGGCGGTCCGCTCACTCTCCTGA
- a CDS encoding glycosyltransferase family 2 protein produces MPRTTVVIATRNRVDRLRRTLTHLSPMRVPVIVVDNASTDATADRVRSEFPQVKVLESPVNLGAAGRNLGVRAARTPFVAFADDDSWWAPGAFERAERVFDDHPDLAVIAARTLVGPEERPDPITPLLRDSPLGEGVAGPAVLGFLACSAIVRRQAFEEVGGFSPVLFFRGEETLLSWDLAAAGWALCYVDDVVAHHHPAPERSPDGEIVERRNAVLTSWMRRPVGRALADSLRDPVAFRAALPRLRQALRQRCELPEHLEAQIRRVSGPPRRGA; encoded by the coding sequence ATGCCACGGACGACCGTCGTCATCGCCACCCGCAACCGCGTGGACCGGCTGCGGCGGACCCTCACGCACCTCAGCCCGATGAGGGTGCCGGTGATCGTGGTCGACAACGCCTCCACCGACGCCACGGCCGACCGCGTGCGCAGCGAGTTCCCGCAGGTCAAGGTGCTGGAATCGCCGGTGAACCTCGGAGCGGCCGGGCGCAACCTCGGTGTGCGGGCGGCGCGCACGCCGTTCGTGGCCTTCGCGGACGACGACTCGTGGTGGGCACCCGGCGCGTTCGAGCGGGCCGAGCGGGTCTTCGACGACCACCCGGACCTCGCGGTGATCGCGGCGCGCACGCTCGTCGGCCCCGAGGAGAGGCCGGACCCGATCACACCGCTGCTGCGCGACAGCCCGTTGGGCGAAGGGGTGGCCGGGCCCGCGGTGCTCGGGTTCCTCGCCTGCTCGGCGATCGTGCGGCGGCAGGCATTCGAGGAGGTCGGCGGGTTCAGCCCGGTGCTGTTCTTCCGCGGCGAGGAAACGCTGCTGTCGTGGGACCTCGCGGCCGCGGGCTGGGCGCTCTGCTACGTCGACGACGTGGTGGCGCACCACCACCCGGCACCGGAACGGTCACCGGACGGCGAGATCGTCGAGCGGCGCAACGCCGTGCTGACGTCGTGGATGCGCAGACCGGTCGGCCGCGCGCTGGCCGACTCGCTGCGGGACCCGGTCGCGTTCCGCGCCGCACTGCCCCGCCTGCGCCAGGCGCTCCGGCAGCGCTGTGAGCTGCCGGAACACCTGGAGGCACAGATCAGGAGAGTGAGCGGACCGCCGCGGCGAGGCGCGTGA
- a CDS encoding TetR/AcrR family transcriptional regulator, protein METLTTRAAKDLRTRLAIQEAAIALCLEHGFAATSTKAIADRAGISERTLFRTFGTKAAIFWYDAFLSRVVRALRQDSDPVAALVKALRTAIETITPEQWALELGRRAVIVKEPDLIATGTQELTAGAESIAAILTPPLASPGQAFDLLLFARFAVAGWGVVPIHTETTPAEWGAELERVAHKAAHGALERP, encoded by the coding sequence GTGGAGACGCTCACCACCCGCGCCGCGAAGGACCTGCGCACCCGCCTCGCCATCCAGGAGGCGGCCATCGCACTGTGCCTGGAGCACGGTTTCGCCGCGACCTCGACGAAGGCGATCGCCGACCGCGCTGGGATTTCCGAGCGCACGTTGTTCCGCACGTTCGGCACCAAGGCCGCGATCTTCTGGTACGACGCGTTCCTCAGCCGGGTCGTCCGCGCGCTCCGCCAGGACTCCGATCCCGTTGCGGCACTGGTGAAAGCGCTGCGCACCGCGATCGAGACGATCACCCCCGAGCAGTGGGCGCTCGAGCTCGGCCGACGCGCGGTGATCGTCAAAGAGCCTGATCTCATCGCCACCGGCACGCAGGAGCTCACCGCGGGCGCCGAGAGCATCGCCGCGATCCTCACGCCACCGCTCGCCTCCCCCGGCCAGGCGTTCGACCTGCTGCTCTTCGCGCGGTTCGCGGTGGCGGGGTGGGGTGTCGTGCCGATCCACACCGAGACCACCCCGGCAGAGTGGGGCGCGGAACTGGAACGCGTGGCGCACAAGGCCGCGCACGGCGCGTTGGAGCGGCCATGA